The following are encoded in a window of Bacteroidota bacterium genomic DNA:
- a CDS encoding cystathionine beta-synthase — MLSDLKKIQYKETILETIGHTPLIKLNKMAKGYKPAIFAKVESFNPGGSVKDRIGVEIIEEAERTGRLKPGGTIVESTSGNTGMGLAIAAAIKGYKTVFTMPDKMSGEKIQLLRAFGAEVIVTPTAVPHDSPESYTEVAKRIVRETPNSILADQYYNPKNEESHYHTTGPEIWEQTGGQIDYFVCGIGTGGTISGTGRYLKEKNPKVKVVGIDPKGSILRDYFYTKQFSPVFKTYKVEGIGQDFLPGALHFEYIDEIIEVTDKESFLAARRLTREEGIFAGGSCGTAVAGAFKLAERLSENDVVVVILPDGGSKYLSKLYNDDWMRENGFIAPERITLRYVMEAKSSKLPQLITVDASSTIRTALDIMTGKNVSQLPVFEKKKCIGSVSEGNLLTLLLKDSSKFDALVGTAMEPPFPEVHMNEELGRAVEHFAKKESAVLVKNDSGVIGIITRFDVLGYLTR; from the coding sequence ATGCTCAGCGATCTGAAAAAAATCCAATATAAAGAGACCATTCTTGAAACCATCGGGCATACTCCGCTCATCAAGCTCAATAAAATGGCGAAGGGGTACAAACCCGCAATTTTTGCCAAGGTTGAAAGCTTCAATCCGGGCGGATCCGTAAAGGACAGGATCGGCGTTGAAATTATAGAGGAAGCAGAACGGACAGGCCGGCTGAAACCAGGGGGAACGATCGTCGAATCGACTTCGGGCAATACCGGAATGGGTCTGGCGATCGCGGCGGCGATCAAAGGATATAAGACTGTTTTCACGATGCCCGACAAGATGAGCGGAGAAAAGATTCAGCTTCTTCGGGCATTTGGCGCCGAGGTGATTGTCACTCCAACGGCGGTTCCGCACGATTCCCCAGAGAGCTACACCGAAGTCGCAAAACGGATCGTCCGTGAAACTCCGAACTCCATCCTTGCCGACCAATACTATAATCCGAAAAACGAGGAATCGCATTACCACACGACGGGCCCCGAAATTTGGGAGCAAACCGGCGGACAAATCGATTACTTCGTCTGCGGCATCGGGACAGGGGGAACGATCAGCGGCACCGGACGATATCTCAAAGAAAAGAATCCGAAGGTGAAAGTTGTCGGCATCGACCCGAAGGGATCGATCCTGCGCGACTATTTTTATACCAAACAGTTCTCCCCGGTGTTTAAAACATACAAGGTCGAAGGGATCGGACAGGATTTCCTTCCGGGGGCGCTCCATTTCGAGTACATCGACGAGATCATCGAGGTAACGGACAAAGAGTCGTTCCTTGCAGCGCGGAGGCTGACGCGTGAAGAAGGAATTTTTGCCGGAGGCTCGTGCGGCACTGCCGTCGCGGGCGCGTTCAAGCTTGCGGAGCGACTGTCGGAGAACGACGTCGTGGTCGTGATCCTGCCGGACGGCGGCTCCAAATACCTCAGCAAGCTGTACAACGACGATTGGATGAGGGAAAACGGGTTTATCGCCCCCGAGCGCATCACGCTCAGATATGTGATGGAGGCAAAATCGTCAAAACTCCCGCAGCTGATCACCGTCGATGCTTCATCAACGATCCGCACAGCGCTCGACATCATGACGGGAAAAAACGTCTCACAGCTCCCTGTCTTCGAAAAAAAGAAATGCATCGGCAGCGTCTCCGAAGGAAATCTTCTCACATTGCTGCTGAAAGATTCATCAAAGTTCGACGCGCTGGTAGGGACGGCAATGGAACCGCCGTTTCCTGAAGTCCACATGAACGAAGAGCTCGGAAGAGCCGTGGAACATTTTGCCAAGAAGGAATCAGCAGTGCTCGTCAAGAATGATTCCGGCGTGATAGGAATCATTACGCGATTCGACGTTTTAGGATACCTTACCCGATAG
- a CDS encoding NAD+ synthase — METTTRTMNGNELLLNPKFVKKMLVDFLRDQIHNAGFTKAVIGLSGGVDSAVSAYLSAEALGKENVFAVLMPYASSSPQSKADAELVVSNLHVHSEVVEITPMVDPFITAQRMTDNVRRGNVMARMRMIVLYDRSIQHHALVVGTSNKTETMLGYGTLFGDMACAVNPLGDLFKTQVWQLAEALGVPKRIVEKKPTADLWQDQTDEGELGFSYRDVDRLLYYMIDERRRDDELTAMGFEKKFIETIKRRVKQNQFKRRPPIVAKISQRTVNVDFRYVRDWGI, encoded by the coding sequence ATGGAAACGACCACTCGAACGATGAACGGCAACGAGTTGCTTCTCAATCCGAAATTTGTGAAGAAGATGCTGGTGGATTTTCTCCGCGATCAGATTCACAACGCCGGATTTACGAAAGCAGTGATCGGACTATCGGGAGGGGTCGACTCGGCGGTCTCCGCGTATCTTTCAGCAGAAGCGCTCGGCAAAGAAAATGTTTTCGCTGTCCTGATGCCGTATGCCTCGAGCAGTCCACAAAGCAAGGCAGACGCCGAACTGGTTGTGAGCAACCTTCACGTTCACTCTGAAGTTGTCGAGATTACGCCGATGGTCGATCCGTTCATAACGGCACAGCGCATGACCGACAATGTCCGCCGGGGAAATGTCATGGCGCGGATGAGGATGATCGTTCTCTACGACCGTTCGATCCAGCATCATGCGCTTGTTGTCGGAACCTCCAACAAAACGGAAACGATGCTCGGTTACGGGACGTTGTTCGGGGACATGGCGTGCGCCGTCAATCCGCTCGGCGATCTTTTTAAGACTCAGGTATGGCAGCTCGCCGAAGCTCTTGGCGTTCCTAAAAGGATCGTCGAGAAAAAACCCACCGCCGATTTATGGCAGGACCAGACCGACGAGGGGGAGCTGGGTTTTTCGTACCGGGATGTTGACCGGCTCCTCTATTACATGATCGACGAACGGCGGAGAGATGATGAACTGACCGCGATGGGCTTTGAAAAGAAGTTCATCGAGACGATCAAAAGACGTGTCAAGCAAAACCAATTCAAACGCCGGCCGCCGATCGTGGCAAAGATCTCGCAGCGGACGGTGAACGTCGATTTCCGGTACGTCCGCGATTGGGGTATATAG
- a CDS encoding trypsin-like peptidase domain-containing protein yields MSRKAFFLLMIFLCVGGILGYSLAPKVNGIATAGSSGQQSSLFVSEEQQKSPDDDVSKSRKNAITATVESVSPAVVGITVTEVREVQDPFSNFFGDDPFFRQFFGNRSLKQEVKGLGSGFIISPEGYVLTNDHVAGNAKEIIVTMTNGEKYPAELVGTDMISDVALLRIKGKNFPYVKLGNSDDVMIGEWAVAFGNPFGLFENIDKPIVTVGVVSAKGMNLNVEDNRSYRGLIQTDAVINAGNSGGPLVNSAGEVIGINTLIYTAGVSQAYIGYGFAIPINRVKSIVDELQKKGKVERNFWTGMEVNIVDQRIAKYFGLKTAEGVIISDIKKNSPAEKAELKVGDIILEINGEKIQNEETIISIINDAKAGDVLSLKIYRDKKTFDANLTLEKRT; encoded by the coding sequence ATGTCCCGCAAAGCATTTTTTCTCTTGATGATCTTTTTGTGTGTCGGCGGAATTCTTGGATATTCGCTGGCGCCGAAAGTGAACGGCATTGCCACCGCAGGAAGTTCCGGGCAACAAAGCTCCCTGTTTGTTTCTGAAGAACAGCAGAAAAGCCCGGACGACGACGTTTCCAAATCGAGGAAGAATGCCATTACCGCCACGGTCGAAAGCGTCAGCCCGGCCGTGGTCGGCATCACCGTGACCGAAGTGAGAGAAGTGCAGGACCCTTTCTCGAACTTTTTCGGCGATGATCCGTTCTTCAGACAGTTTTTTGGGAACAGAAGCCTCAAACAGGAAGTGAAGGGGCTCGGGTCCGGGTTCATCATCTCGCCCGAAGGCTATGTTCTCACCAACGACCATGTCGCCGGCAACGCGAAAGAAATCATCGTAACGATGACGAACGGAGAAAAATATCCCGCCGAGCTTGTCGGCACCGACATGATCTCGGACGTGGCGCTCCTGAGGATCAAAGGGAAGAACTTTCCATATGTGAAGCTCGGCAATTCCGACGACGTGATGATCGGCGAGTGGGCGGTGGCGTTCGGCAATCCGTTCGGGCTCTTTGAGAACATCGACAAACCGATCGTGACCGTCGGCGTCGTGAGCGCAAAGGGGATGAACCTCAACGTCGAAGATAACCGGTCGTACCGCGGGTTGATACAAACCGACGCGGTGATCAACGCGGGGAACAGCGGCGGGCCGCTGGTGAACAGCGCCGGCGAGGTCATCGGCATCAACACGCTGATTTACACCGCGGGGGTGAGCCAGGCGTACATCGGGTATGGCTTTGCCATTCCGATCAACCGGGTGAAGTCGATCGTCGATGAGCTTCAGAAGAAGGGGAAGGTCGAGCGCAATTTCTGGACGGGGATGGAAGTGAACATTGTCGACCAGCGGATCGCAAAATATTTCGGACTGAAAACTGCTGAGGGGGTGATCATCAGCGACATCAAGAAGAACAGTCCCGCCGAAAAGGCTGAATTAAAGGTCGGCGACATCATTCTAGAAATCAACGGGGAAAAGATACAAAATGAGGAAACGATCATCTCGATCATCAACGACGCAAAAGCGGGAGATGTTCTCAGCCTGAAAATCTATCGGGACAAGAAGACATTCGACGCCAATCTAACGTTGGAAAAACGAACCTAA
- the larB gene encoding nickel pincer cofactor biosynthesis protein LarB, whose protein sequence is MNETYLKKLLSDFKRSRISEEDALSSLQNFSYESIGFATIDHHRQFRQGFPEVILCEGKTPQQISGIAKKIVDRGSALLATRATKKDFDAVRKAVKKARFNPAARTITANEPTLIPSSKKIILIVTAGTSDIPVAEEAVVTAKMMRQHVETLYDVGVAGIHRLLNQTDKLHRASVIIVVAGMDGALASVVGGLVRVPVIAVPTSTGYGASFGGIAPLLTMLNSCAAGITVVNIDNGFGAAFAASLIVKS, encoded by the coding sequence ATGAACGAGACCTACCTCAAAAAACTATTATCAGATTTCAAGCGGTCGCGGATCTCCGAAGAGGATGCTCTCTCTTCGCTGCAGAACTTTTCGTACGAGTCGATCGGTTTTGCGACCATCGACCACCACCGGCAATTCCGCCAGGGATTTCCCGAGGTGATCTTATGCGAAGGGAAGACCCCGCAGCAGATTTCGGGCATTGCAAAAAAAATCGTGGATCGGGGAAGCGCTCTTCTGGCAACGCGAGCAACCAAAAAAGACTTTGACGCTGTCAGGAAGGCGGTCAAGAAAGCCCGTTTTAATCCGGCAGCAAGAACAATAACCGCCAATGAGCCAACGCTGATTCCATCATCGAAGAAAATAATTTTGATCGTGACAGCCGGGACCTCCGATATTCCGGTGGCTGAAGAAGCGGTCGTCACTGCGAAGATGATGAGACAACATGTGGAGACGCTCTATGATGTCGGAGTTGCAGGAATACATCGCCTGCTCAATCAAACCGATAAGCTCCATCGGGCAAGCGTCATTATCGTTGTTGCGGGAATGGACGGCGCCCTCGCAAGCGTCGTCGGAGGCCTCGTGCGCGTTCCGGTCATTGCTGTTCCGACGTCGACAGGGTACGGCGCGTCGTTTGGCGGTATCGCGCCGCTGCTCACAATGTTAAATTCCTGTGCAGCCGGAATTACCGTCGTCAATATTGATAACGGCTTCGGCGCCGCATTTGCAGCGAGCCTGATCGTGAAATCGTAA
- a CDS encoding glycerol-3-phosphate acyltransferase — MSTLEAFVLSYLIGSLPTAYIVVKRSSDIDIRLAGSGNVGTLNAYEVTGQRLVGLIVLAVDLVKGICAVLLSLFIWGSVPGCISASLVGIVIGHCFPVWLRFKGGRGLAPAAGAMLVVSWIFVAVWCACWVAGYSFSKNIHIGNIAAILASPLLGYAIPQGIVAKFSTGALSVAQLLAAYSAMSAILFIRHIGPLREIISSRSSDKK, encoded by the coding sequence TTGTCGACCCTTGAAGCTTTTGTCCTGAGCTATCTCATCGGTTCCCTTCCCACTGCCTACATTGTTGTAAAACGAAGTTCAGACATCGATATCCGGCTTGCGGGCAGCGGTAATGTGGGAACGCTGAACGCGTATGAGGTGACCGGCCAACGCCTTGTCGGCCTTATCGTGCTTGCGGTTGATCTCGTGAAGGGCATCTGCGCTGTTCTTCTCTCGCTTTTTATCTGGGGATCCGTCCCCGGATGCATTTCGGCTTCCCTTGTCGGCATTGTCATCGGACATTGCTTTCCCGTCTGGTTGAGGTTCAAAGGGGGTAGAGGTCTTGCGCCCGCTGCCGGCGCAATGCTGGTCGTGAGCTGGATTTTTGTCGCCGTTTGGTGCGCGTGCTGGGTTGCCGGATATTCGTTCTCTAAGAATATTCATATTGGAAATATCGCCGCGATTCTCGCCTCGCCTCTCTTAGGATACGCGATCCCTCAAGGGATCGTGGCGAAGTTTTCAACAGGCGCGCTTTCCGTCGCGCAATTATTGGCTGCGTACAGTGCAATGTCTGCAATTTTGTTCATCCGGCATATCGGCCCGTTACGGGAAATCATTTCATCACGAAGCTCAGATAAAAAATAA
- a CDS encoding PLP-dependent aspartate aminotransferase family protein, whose product MKFSTKAVHAGQHPDPATGAVMTPVFLTSTYAQEGLGQNKGYEYSRVSNPTRTALEKNIAALENAEEGMAFASGMAAIDALFRLLAPGDHVIATNAVYGGTYRIAKMVFERFGLEFDFVNTTDMNVVIRSRKPSTKMIFVETPTNPTMEISDLGAIAKFARAHQLISIVDNTFATPYLQRPIDFGIDVVVHSVTKYLNGHSDMLGGMAVTNNAGIAEKLRFSQKAVGGIMSPFDAWLCLRGTKTLAVRMKQHCESATIIAEWLSGRKEVVKVNYPGLRSHPQYALARRQMSGFGGMISFDVGSLKNAKRFLKRLRVCTLAESLGGVETLISHPATMTHASVPKSEREKTGVTDGLVRISVGIEDVEDLIDDLKNALMGI is encoded by the coding sequence ATGAAATTTTCGACGAAGGCAGTGCATGCGGGGCAGCACCCCGACCCCGCGACCGGAGCAGTGATGACTCCAGTCTTTCTTACTTCGACCTATGCTCAGGAAGGTCTGGGACAGAACAAAGGTTACGAATATTCACGCGTGTCCAACCCGACACGCACCGCGCTTGAAAAAAACATCGCAGCGCTCGAGAATGCCGAAGAAGGAATGGCATTCGCCTCGGGGATGGCTGCGATCGATGCGCTGTTCCGGCTGCTTGCTCCGGGGGATCACGTGATCGCGACGAACGCCGTCTACGGAGGGACGTACCGGATCGCGAAAATGGTCTTTGAACGCTTCGGTCTGGAGTTCGATTTTGTCAACACCACGGACATGAACGTCGTGATACGGTCGCGAAAACCGAGCACAAAAATGATTTTTGTTGAGACTCCCACCAACCCGACGATGGAAATTTCCGACCTCGGCGCGATCGCCAAATTCGCACGGGCGCATCAATTAATTTCCATCGTTGACAATACCTTTGCCACTCCGTACCTGCAGCGCCCGATCGATTTCGGCATCGACGTTGTCGTTCACAGCGTCACGAAATATTTGAACGGCCACAGCGACATGCTCGGGGGCATGGCGGTCACGAATAACGCGGGCATTGCGGAGAAACTCCGGTTCTCACAAAAGGCGGTTGGCGGGATCATGAGCCCCTTCGATGCCTGGCTTTGCCTGCGCGGCACAAAAACACTCGCAGTCCGCATGAAACAGCATTGTGAAAGCGCCACCATCATTGCAGAATGGCTGTCCGGGCGCAAAGAAGTTGTCAAGGTGAATTATCCGGGGCTGCGAAGCCATCCTCAGTACGCCCTGGCACGGCGCCAGATGAGCGGATTCGGCGGCATGATCTCGTTTGACGTCGGCTCGCTGAAAAATGCCAAGCGATTCCTGAAACGCCTGCGCGTCTGTACGTTGGCCGAAAGTCTCGGCGGGGTGGAAACGCTCATCTCTCATCCGGCAACAATGACGCACGCGTCGGTCCCTAAATCGGAACGGGAGAAAACCGGCGTCACCGACGGACTCGTTCGGATCTCGGTCGGCATAGAGGACGTCGAGGATCTGATCGATGATTTGAAGAATGCCTTGATGGGGATTTAA
- the lat gene encoding L-lysine 6-transaminase produces the protein MLESAIRTAGEEVGTNRNGGGPKKQTGKPTTNLPVAVSSTDVHLTLSRHMLVDGFDLVVDLKRSQGCYLYDSRFNKRYLDFFSFFGSSAVGMNHPKMTEPGFLETLGQVAVNKPSNSDVYSVEMAEFVETFSRIVQPEYLPYVFYVDGGALAVENALKTAFDWKVRKNFIKGYTEERGRQIIHFRRAFHGRSGYTLSLTNTDPTKTNYFPKFKWPRILNPAMTFPLNDIHLKEVMDDEEIAVRQIKEAIINNPDDIAALIIEPIQAEGGDNHFRKEFLVKLREICDENEILLIFDEVQTGIGLTGKMWAHEYFVKPDLMSFGKKTHVCGFMSSTRIDDVLDNVFHKPSRLNSTFGGNLVDMVRFTRIMEIIEEEQLVENARLQGEYMLRELAAMGEEFPSLVSNVRGRGMMCAIDLDTAQNRDQLRQKAYEEGLIIIGCGDRSIRFRPPLTIQRGELEEGFNIMRKALRELNAGEL, from the coding sequence ATGTTGGAATCAGCCATCAGAACCGCAGGGGAAGAAGTTGGAACGAACAGGAATGGGGGCGGCCCAAAGAAGCAAACGGGCAAGCCTACCACGAATTTGCCGGTCGCGGTCTCTTCGACGGACGTTCATCTAACCCTTTCCCGCCACATGCTTGTGGACGGGTTCGACCTGGTCGTCGATCTAAAAAGAAGCCAGGGTTGCTATCTTTACGATTCTCGTTTCAATAAACGGTATCTCGATTTCTTTTCCTTTTTTGGATCGTCCGCGGTCGGGATGAATCATCCGAAAATGACCGAGCCGGGATTTCTCGAAACACTCGGCCAGGTTGCCGTGAACAAGCCGTCGAACTCCGACGTGTACAGCGTCGAGATGGCGGAATTCGTTGAGACGTTCTCGCGAATTGTGCAGCCGGAATATCTGCCGTATGTTTTCTATGTCGACGGCGGTGCGCTTGCCGTCGAAAATGCCTTGAAAACCGCGTTCGATTGGAAGGTTCGCAAGAATTTTATTAAGGGATATACCGAGGAACGGGGAAGGCAGATCATTCATTTTCGGCGCGCATTCCACGGGCGGAGCGGCTACACGCTTTCCCTCACGAATACGGACCCGACGAAGACGAATTATTTTCCGAAATTCAAATGGCCGAGGATTTTGAACCCTGCGATGACGTTTCCGCTCAACGACATCCATCTGAAAGAGGTGATGGATGACGAAGAAATTGCGGTCCGGCAGATCAAAGAGGCGATCATCAACAATCCTGACGACATCGCGGCGCTCATCATAGAACCGATCCAGGCCGAAGGGGGGGACAATCATTTCCGGAAAGAATTTCTGGTGAAGCTTCGTGAGATCTGCGACGAAAACGAGATCCTTCTTATCTTTGATGAAGTGCAAACGGGAATCGGGCTGACCGGAAAGATGTGGGCGCATGAATACTTTGTGAAGCCCGATCTGATGTCCTTCGGCAAGAAGACACATGTCTGCGGATTTATGAGCAGCACGCGGATCGATGATGTGCTCGACAACGTGTTCCATAAGCCAAGCCGTCTCAACTCGACCTTCGGCGGCAATTTGGTCGACATGGTTCGGTTCACGCGGATCATGGAGATCATCGAAGAGGAGCAGCTCGTGGAAAACGCACGGCTCCAGGGAGAATATATGCTTCGGGAATTAGCTGCGATGGGAGAGGAATTTCCTTCGCTCGTTTCGAATGTCCGGGGGCGCGGAATGATGTGCGCGATCGACCTGGATACGGCACAAAACCGGGATCAGCTGCGTCAGAAGGCGTACGAGGAAGGATTGATCATTATCGGCTGCGGCGATCGGTCCATCCGTTTCAGGCCGCCGTTGACGATTCAGCGCGGCGAATTGGAAGAAGGGTTCAACATCATGCGGAAAGCCCTTCGGGAACTTAACGCGGGCGAACTTTGA
- a CDS encoding aldehyde dehydrogenase family protein, with protein MIMPQKFQNLINGRWVDAKSGRTFENRNPANWDEVIGVFPRSSKEDVDDAVKAARAAFEKWRLVPAPKRGDILRKVGDIMVARKEDLAREMTREMGKVIVETRGDVQEGIDTAYYASSEGRRLFGHTVPSELPNKFAMAIRVPIGIAGIITPWNFPMAIPTWKIFPAVLSGNTVVFKPATDTPRTAAALVEIMMEAGIPEGVVNIVHGSGGEVGNAITSHPDVDLISFTGSTSVGKQIQKDSSETLKRVSLELGGKNAQIVMDDADLNLALDGVLWGAFGTTGQRCTATSRLILHEKIYDQFISMLLDRTKKLKLGDGLLPSTEVGPCVNEKQRETVHSYVEIGQKEGASLAAGGKAASGDKLKNGWFYEPTIFTDVTPGMRIAKEEIFGPVLSVIRSRSLEESIMILNDTVYGLSSSIYTRDVNKAFIAVRDIKAGITYVNVPTIGAEAHLPFGGVKQTGNGHREGGWAVYDFFTEWKAVYVDYSGALQRAQIDNY; from the coding sequence ATGATCATGCCGCAGAAATTTCAGAACCTTATCAATGGAAGATGGGTTGACGCGAAGTCGGGGAGAACTTTCGAGAATCGGAATCCCGCCAATTGGGATGAGGTGATCGGCGTTTTCCCAAGATCGTCGAAGGAGGATGTCGACGATGCCGTGAAAGCGGCCCGCGCGGCATTTGAGAAGTGGCGGCTTGTTCCCGCACCGAAGCGCGGTGATATTCTCCGGAAGGTCGGGGATATCATGGTCGCCCGAAAGGAAGACCTCGCCCGGGAAATGACCCGTGAGATGGGGAAAGTGATCGTTGAGACGCGCGGAGATGTGCAGGAGGGGATCGATACTGCGTACTATGCTTCGTCCGAAGGGCGGCGCCTCTTCGGTCACACCGTTCCGTCCGAGCTCCCCAATAAATTTGCGATGGCGATCCGCGTTCCGATCGGAATTGCCGGCATCATCACTCCATGGAATTTTCCGATGGCGATCCCCACGTGGAAGATCTTCCCCGCAGTTCTTTCGGGAAACACGGTCGTCTTCAAGCCTGCGACCGATACCCCGAGAACCGCGGCCGCGCTGGTGGAGATCATGATGGAGGCGGGAATTCCTGAAGGGGTCGTGAATATCGTTCATGGGAGCGGAGGCGAAGTGGGCAATGCGATCACCTCGCATCCCGACGTTGACCTTATTTCTTTCACCGGTTCGACCTCGGTAGGGAAACAGATTCAAAAGGATTCGAGCGAGACGCTCAAAAGGGTCTCGCTTGAGCTCGGGGGGAAAAATGCGCAGATCGTAATGGACGATGCTGACCTGAACCTCGCGCTCGACGGAGTCCTCTGGGGAGCGTTCGGCACGACCGGACAACGCTGCACTGCCACGAGCCGGCTCATCCTCCATGAAAAAATCTATGATCAATTCATCTCGATGCTCCTCGACCGGACGAAAAAATTGAAGCTCGGGGACGGTTTGCTTCCGTCCACTGAGGTTGGTCCGTGCGTGAACGAAAAGCAGCGTGAGACCGTGCATTCGTATGTCGAAATCGGACAGAAGGAGGGTGCCAGCCTTGCGGCCGGGGGCAAGGCGGCCAGCGGCGACAAGCTGAAGAACGGATGGTTTTACGAACCGACAATCTTCACTGATGTTACTCCCGGAATGCGGATCGCGAAAGAGGAGATCTTTGGGCCGGTCTTGTCGGTGATTCGTTCGAGGTCTTTGGAAGAGAGCATTATGATTCTCAACGACACGGTGTACGGCCTTTCATCCTCGATTTATACCCGTGATGTCAACAAGGCGTTTATCGCCGTGCGCGACATCAAGGCCGGCATCACCTATGTCAACGTTCCGACGATCGGGGCGGAAGCGCATCTTCCGTTTGGAGGAGTAAAACAAACGGGCAACGGCCATCGCGAAGGAGGCTGGGCAGTGTACGATTTCTTTACCGAGTGGAAAGCGGTCTACGTCGATTACAGCGGCGCCCTGCAGCGGGCGCAAATAGACAACTATTGA
- the purB gene encoding adenylosuccinate lyase codes for MIARYTRPVMGKIWNDQNKFSVWLQIEILACEAQAELGVIPKEAVAVIREKAKFDIARIDAIELEVKHDVIAFLTNVGEYVGPESRYIHLGMTSSDVLDTALAVQMKQSGELLLKGLEELKEVLARRAKEFKMTVMIGRSHGIHAEPTTFGLKLALWYDETRRNIQRLIRAIETISYGQISGAVGTFEHLSPKVEEYVCAKLGLKPAPVSTQILQRDRHAEFMTTLAVVGSSLEKFATEIRHLQKTEVLEAEEYFSKGQKGSSAMPHKRNPITCERIAGLSRVLRGNAQAAMENVALWHERDITHSSVERIIVPDSCILLDYMLALTKNVIEKLIVYPENMRNNIDLTHGLVFSQPVLLALTTKGMKREDAYRIVQKNAMDVWQSKKNFREVLEDDAEVNRLLTKSELQEAFDPTKSLRHVDYIFERVGLGS; via the coding sequence ATGATCGCTCGGTACACGCGCCCAGTGATGGGCAAAATATGGAACGACCAAAATAAATTCTCGGTCTGGCTGCAGATAGAGATCCTCGCATGCGAAGCGCAGGCGGAATTAGGGGTGATTCCGAAGGAAGCGGTCGCGGTTATCCGGGAGAAAGCAAAGTTTGATATTGCCAGGATCGATGCTATTGAGTTGGAGGTGAAGCATGATGTCATCGCATTCCTGACGAATGTCGGGGAATATGTCGGTCCCGAATCGCGTTACATCCATCTTGGAATGACGTCGTCCGACGTGCTCGATACTGCGTTGGCGGTTCAGATGAAGCAATCGGGAGAACTCCTCTTGAAAGGATTGGAGGAATTGAAAGAGGTCCTCGCGCGGCGAGCGAAAGAGTTCAAAATGACCGTCATGATCGGGAGATCGCACGGCATCCATGCCGAGCCGACGACTTTCGGGCTGAAGCTGGCTTTGTGGTACGACGAAACGAGACGGAACATCCAGCGGCTCATTCGCGCGATCGAGACGATCTCGTACGGCCAGATCTCCGGCGCCGTCGGGACCTTTGAACATCTGAGCCCGAAGGTCGAAGAATATGTCTGTGCGAAACTCGGGCTGAAACCGGCGCCGGTCTCGACGCAGATCCTTCAGCGCGATCGACATGCGGAATTTATGACGACGCTTGCCGTCGTTGGCAGCTCGCTCGAAAAATTCGCGACGGAGATCCGCCATCTTCAAAAAACGGAAGTGCTGGAGGCGGAGGAATATTTTTCAAAAGGACAGAAGGGCTCGTCGGCCATGCCGCACAAGCGCAATCCGATCACGTGCGAGCGGATCGCCGGATTATCGCGCGTGCTTCGGGGGAATGCACAGGCGGCAATGGAGAACGTCGCCCTCTGGCATGAGCGTGACATCACCCATTCGTCGGTCGAGCGCATCATCGTTCCGGACAGCTGTATCCTCCTGGATTATATGCTTGCGCTTACAAAGAATGTCATTGAGAAGCTCATCGTCTACCCCGAGAACATGAGGAACAATATCGACCTTACTCACGGACTGGTCTTTTCGCAGCCGGTGCTCCTTGCCCTGACGACGAAAGGGATGAAACGGGAAGACGCGTACAGGATCGTTCAGAAAAATGCGATGGACGTCTGGCAATCCAAGAAGAATTTCAGGGAAGTGTTGGAGGACGATGCGGAGGTCAACAGGCTGCTGACAAAGAGCGAACTTCAGGAAGCATTCGACCCGACGAAGAGTTTGCGTCACGTCGATTATATTTTTGAGAGAGTAGGCTTGGGCAGCTGA